A genomic segment from Triticum dicoccoides isolate Atlit2015 ecotype Zavitan chromosome 1A, WEW_v2.0, whole genome shotgun sequence encodes:
- the LOC119288549 gene encoding probable aldehyde dehydrogenase, translated as MSRLVSRRHLAAAAALRRSPAAFASRWLHTPAFATVSPEEISGSSPAEVQNFVQGKWIKSANWNWIVDPLNGEKFIKVGEVQGSEIKPFVESLSKCPKHGLHNPLRAPERYLMYGDISTKAAHMLGQPEVLDFFAKLVQRVSPKSYQQALLEVQVSQKFLENFCGDQVRFLARSFAVPGNHVGQMSNGYRWPFGPVAIITPFNFPLEIPLLQLMGALYMGNKPVLKVDSKVSIVMEQMIRLLHECGLPAEDVDFINSDGITMNKLLLEANPKMTLFTGSSRVAEKLAADLQGRIKLEDAGFDWKILGPDVQEVDYISWVCDQDAYACSGQKCSAQSMLFMHKNWSSSGLLEKMKKLSERRKLEDLTIGPVLTVTTATMIEHMNNLLKIPGSKVLFGGEPLENHSIPEIYGAFKPTAVFVPLVEILKNGNFELVTKEIFGPFQVVTEYSEEQLDLVLEACERMNAHLTAAVVSNDKLFLQEVLGRSVNGTTYAGIRARTTGAPQNHWFGPAGDPRGAGIGTPEAIKLVWSCHREIIYDIGPLPKKWALPAAT; from the exons ATGAGCCGCCTCGTTTCCCGGcggcacctcgccgccgccgcggccctccgACGATCCCCCGCCGCGTTCGCTTCCAG GTGGCTGCACACGCCGGCATTTGCGACGGTGTCCCCCGAGGAGATCTCTGGCTCAAGCCCCGCGGAAGTGCAGAATTTTG TGCAGGGAAAATGGATAAAGTCTGCTAACTGGAACTGGATAGTCGATCCTTTAAATGGCGAAAAGTTTATCAAAGTTGGTGAGGTTCAGGGGTCTGAAATAAAG CCATTTGTGGAGAGTTTATCTAAATGCCCAAAGCATGGACTTCACAACCCACTTAGAGCTCCAGAGAG GTATCTCATGTATGGAGATATATCTACAAAAGCTGCACACATGCTTGGTCAACCTGAG GTCTTAGATTTCTTTGCTAAGCTTGTTCAAAGGGTTTCTCCGAAGAGCTATCAACAAGCTCTTTTGGAAGTTCAAGTTTCTCAAAAATTCTTGGAGAACTTCTGTGGAGATCAG GTGCGCTTTCTGGCTCGGTCATTTGCTGTACCTGGAAATCATGTTGGACAAATGAGTAATGGCTATCGTTGGCCATTTGGCCCA GTTGCAATAATCACACCATTCAATTTCCCATTGGAGATTCCCTTACTGCAACTGATGGGTGCACTTTATATGGGAAATAAACCAGTCCTCAAAGTTGACAGCAAAGTTAGCATTGTGATGGAACAAATGATCAGGTTGCTTCATGAGTGTGGGTTGCCTGCAGAGGACGTGGACTTCATAAATTCTGATGGTATCACAATGAACAAGCTGCTGTTGGAG GCAAATCCAAAAATGACCCTCTTCACTGGGAGCTCACGTGTGGCAGAGAAATTGGCTGCAGATTTGCAAGGCCGAATCAAGTTAGAAGATGCTGGTTTTGATTGGAAAATTCTTGGTCCAGATGTTCAAGAG GTTGATTATATTTCATGGGTTTGCGACCAGGATGCTTACGCTTGCAGCGGTCAGAAGTGCTCTGCTCAGTCTATGCTATTCATGCACAAG AACTGGTCATCTAGTGGGCTACTTGAGAAAATGAAGAAACTTTCTGAAAGAAGGAAGCTTGAAGATTTGACGATTGGTCCAGTCCTTACT gttacaacagcaaccaTGATAGAGCACATGAACAACCTTCTCAAAATACCAGGATCAAAGGTTCTGTTCGGTGGTGAACCTTTGGAGAATCACTCCATCCCAGAAATATATGGTGCTTTCAAACCGACTGCTGTATTTGTCCCACTAGTGGAGATCCTTAAAAATGGTAACTTCGAGCTTGTGACAAAGGAGATATTTGGTCCTTTCCAG GTGGTTACAGAATACTCTGAGGAACAGCTTGATTTAGTATTAGAAGCCTGCGAAAGGATGAATGCGCATCTGACAGCTGCAGTAGTTTCAAACGACAAATTGTTCCTGCAG GAAGTACTCGGTAGATCGGTTAACGGGACAACGTATGCTGGAATTCGAGCAAGGACCACCGGCGCTCCGCAGAACCACTG GTTTGGTCCTGCCGGTGACCCGAGAGGCGCGGGGATCGGCACTCCAGAAGCCATCAAACTCGTCTGGTCTTGCCACAGGGAGATCATATATGACATTGGTCCCTTGCCCAAGAAGTGGGCACTTCCTGCGGCTACATGA
- the LOC119288560 gene encoding ras-related protein Rab7-like gives MAMAPRRRTLLKVIVLGDSGVGKTSLMNQYVNKKFSQQYKATIGADFLTKEVLIEDRLVTLQIWDTAGQERFQSLGVAFYRGADCCVLVYDVNAKRTFNTLGTWHDEFINQAGPSDPKQFPFILVGNKVDLDAGSRRVVPEKKAKDWCVSKGDIPYFETSAKDDYNVDPAFLCIAKLALEHEHDQDIYFNSVAEQGPKTEGQTSGCAC, from the exons ATGGCGATGGCGCCGAGGAGGCGGACGCTGCTCAAGGTCATCGTCCTCGGCGACAGCGg GGTCGGCAAGACGTCGCTGATGAACCA GTATGTGAACAAGAAGTTCAGCCAGCAGTACAAGGCGACCATCGGCGCCGACTTCCTCACCAAGGAGGTCCTCATCGAGGACAGGCTCGTCACCTTGCAG ATTTGGGATACGGCAGGGCAGGAGAGGTTCCAGAGCCTCGGCGTGGCCTTCTACAGGGGAGCCGACTGCTGCGTGCTAGTCTACGACGTCAATGCCAAAAGAACATTCAACACGCTTGGCACCTGGCATGACGAGTTCATCAACCAG GCCGGCCCATCAGACCCCAAGCAATTCCCCTTCATTTTGGTCGGGAACAAGGTCGATCTGGACGCTGGAAGCAGACGAGTG GTTCCTGAGAAGAAAGCAAAAGACTGGTGCGTCTCCAAGGGCGACATTCCGTACTTCGAAACCTCGGCCAAGGACGACTACAATGTCGACCCCGCTTTCCTGTGCATCGCCAAGCTCGCCTTGGAGCATGAGCACGATCAAGACAT CTACTTCAATTCAGTTGCAGAACAAGGCCCTAAAACCGAAGGACAGACGAGCGGATGCGCGTGCTAG